The proteins below are encoded in one region of Populus alba chromosome 2, ASM523922v2, whole genome shotgun sequence:
- the LOC118049394 gene encoding uncharacterized protein → MATTNSLQSICVPLPIFNGSNYDLWGRKMETLFRSQNLWDIVKNGFEEPENISTLEEAQRKELEVKKQKDASALYLIQQSLANTIFPRITKASTAKRAWDMLQEEFRGHSERANMGSTAIMVAPYKAAMKGKWQHMIDYYKENTEYLFSPVTSSLDTVLHLAVQSNEVQPLEDLLEIVKERELPSTEKDFLKKKNKFGNTALHEATIYGNYEAVRFLVECCPDLIAIPNKYSETPLFTAAGFGEAEIVELLIRSKPEQCVDDDDDGLLFPIHRQRKDGLSILGAAIIGQHFDTALLLLELDESLHSLKDKKGITALQLLAHMPSAFESGFPMGIFERLIYCCLPVRRKVEFQVETSGQARKGTVGDVESGLGSSLERKPRGGLLNYFKVPKVRCWPARLQVFWNQKRKHVFALRLAEILIEKDESWNIVITGQNEEEEKEQGMGGEKNEKGEIVREIEIEPPVTSSSLTSNKQISLFVATINGIEEIVWEIINKYPHAVEQLNEKGQSILDVAVIHRQKKIFNLVKQLKVPWARLHRVIDKKKNTLLHHVADMEHYRGGTKPGPALELQEELQWFEQVQKVIPPHYVTLRNKERKTAEELFKESHKDQLKNAQTWIKETTQSCSTVAALVATVVFAAAYTVPGGSDKNGTPNFINSPYFLLFTVSDVLSLASSLTSLVVFLSLLTSPFELQEFHISLPRKLLVGFTFLFFAVITTMLSFGATILILIQSEKKLTTLLLSMAAFLPVLIFAIMQFRLYVSFMGSTFNILKITRKARTPFLDPWPTTAEKAPSS, encoded by the exons ATGGCCACCACAAATTCATTACAATCTATCTGTGTGCCACTTCCCATTTTTAATGGTAGCAACTATGATTTGTGGggaagaaaaatggaaacaCTCTTCAGGTCTCAAAATCTTTGGGACATTGTTAAGAATGGATTTGAGGAGCCAGAAAATATCTCTACTCTAGAAGAAGCACAACGGAAGGAGTTAGAGGTGAAAAAGCAGAAGGATGCTAGTGCCCTTTATTTGATTCAACAATCACTGGCCAATACAATTTTTCCTAGGATTACTAAAGCTTCAACAGCAAAGCGAGCATGGGATATGTTGCAAGAGGAGTTTCGCGGCCATTCTGAG AGAGCAAATATGGGTTCTACGGCAATTATGGTGGCACCTTATAAAGCAGCCATGAAGGGTAAATGGCAACACATGATTGACTACTATAAGGAAAATACCGAGTATTTGTTCTCTCCAGTTACGAGCTCTTTGGATACTGTACTTCATCTAGCTGTGCAAAGCAACGAAGTGCAACCACTTGAAGATCTACTTGAAATCGTGAAGGAAAGAGAATTACCTTCAACTGAGAAAgattttctcaagaaaaaaaacaaatttggaaatacGGCTCTTCACGAGGCAACCATCTATGGGAATTACGAGGCTGTAAGATTCTTGGTAGAATGTTGTCCAGACCTAATTGCCATTCCTAACAAGTACAGTGAAACCCCACTGTTTACAGCTGCTGGATTTGGTGAGGCAGAAATAGTGGAGCTTTTAATCCGTTCCAAACCAGAACAATGcgtggatgatgatgatgatggcctCCTATTTCCAATTCACCGCCAGCGGAAAGATGGCCTGTCCATCCTTGGCGCTGCTATCATAGGGCAACACTTTG ACACAGCTTTACTTTTGCTAGAACTGGATGAATCGCTCCACAGCTTGAAGGACAAAAAAGGCATAACTGCTCTTCAACTTCTAGCCCACATGCCATCTGCTTTTGAGAGTGGATTTCCCATGGGCATATTTGAAAGACTCATATATTGTT GTCTTCCTGTTCGCCGCAAGGTAGAATTCCAAGTAGAAACTAGTGGCCAGGCACGGAAGGGTACTGTGGGAGATGTTGAGAGCGGTTTGGGTAGCAGCTTGGAGAGGAAACCAAGAGGCGGCCTACTCAACTATTTTAAGGTCCCTAAAG TACGATGTTGGCCAGCAAGGCTACAAGTATTCTGGAACCAGAAAAGAAAGCATGTATTTGCTTTGAGACTCGCCGAAATCCTAATAGAGAAAGATGAGTCATGGAATATAGTCATAACAGGCCAAaatgaagaggaagaaaaagagcAGGGAATGGgtggggaaaaaaatgaaaagggagaAATAGTAAGAGAAATAGAAATAGAACCTCCTGTAACGAGCTCATCATTAACTAGCAATAAGCAGATCTCATTGTTTGTTGCAACGATAAATGGAATAGAAGAGATTGTGTGggagataataaataaatatcccCACGCCGTTGAGCAGCTCAATGAGAAGGGTCAGAGCATTTTGGATGTGGCCGTCATCCATCGCCAGAAAAAGATCTTCAATCTTGTGAAACAACTGAAAGTACCATGGGCTAGACTGCATCGAGTTATTGATAAGAAGAAGAACACATTGTTACACCATGTTGCAGATATGGAGCATTACAGAGGAGGAACCAAACCTGGGCCTGCACTTGAACTTCAGGAGGAGTTGCAATGGTTTGAG CAAGTGCAAAAGGTAATTCCTCCTCATTATGTCACGCTTCGGAACAAAGAACGCAAGACTGCAGAGGAGCTCTTCAAAGAGAGTCACAAGGACCAACTGAAAAATGCACAAACATGGATAAAGGAAACGACTCAGTCTTGTTCAACTGTAGCTGCACTTGTTGCTACTGTTGTCTTTGCTGCTGCCTATACTGTGCCCGGAGGTTCTGATAAGAATGGCACGCCCAACTTCATCAACTCTCCCTATTTTCTGCTTTTCACTGTCTCGGATGTTCTTTCCTTAGCAAGCTCCTTGACTTCGCTTGTGGTATTTCTGTCTTTGTTGACCTCTCCATTTGAGCTACAAGAATTTCACATCTCTCTTCCTCGAAAACTTCTTGTTGGCTTCACCTTCCTCTTCTTTGCTGTGATAACGACAATGCTATCTTTTGGGGCCACAATCTTGATACTCATTCAGTCAGAGAAAAAATTGACAACATTACTCCTTTCCATGGCTGCATTCCTTCCAGTCTTAATATTTGCAATAATGCAATTCCGTCTGTACGTCTCATTTATGGGCTCTACATTCAACATTCTCAAGATAACCAGGAAAGCTCGAACACCGTTTCTTGACCCTTGGCCTACCACGGCAGAAAAAGCTCCGTCGAGTTGA
- the LOC118049259 gene encoding uncharacterized protein, with amino-acid sequence MYRYFSREEQIPLLIATRNGIEEIVWEIIKLYPHAVEKLNDKGQSILDVAVIHRQKKIFNLVKQQKIPLARLRRVIDKKGNTLLHHVAVMTEHSGATKPGPAHQLQDELQWFEQVREVIPSHYVTLRNDEGKTAEELFIESHQDQLNSARTWIKETTQSCSTVAAIVATFVFAAAYTVPGGSDENGKPNLIKSPYFLTFAVADVVSLAFSLTSLTVFLSLLTSRFELQDFHIALPRKLTVGFTFLFLSMMTSMLSFGSTILILVQSGTKLTTLLLSVASFLPVLVFTIMQFRLYVSFLDSTYDILKTNWKALLSFRVSCLLPWGKKLRRVD; translated from the exons ATGTACAGATATTTTTCTAGGGAGGAGCAGATCCCATTGTTGATTGCAACCAGAAATGGAATAGAAGAGATTGTGTGGGAGATAATAAAACTATATCCCCATGCTGTTGAGAAGCTCAATGACAAGGGTCAGAGCATTTTGGATGTGGCCGTCATCCATCGCCAGAAAAAGATCTTCAATCTTGTGAAGCAACAGAAAATACCATTGGCTAGACTGCGACGAGTTATTGATAAGAAGGGGAACACATTGTTGCACCATGTTGCAGTTATGACGGAACACAGTGGAGCAACCAAGCCTGGGCCTGCACATCAACTTCAGGATGAGTTGCAATGGTTTGAG CAAGTAAGGGAGGTAATTCCTTCTCATTATGTCACGCTTCGGAACGATGAAGGCAAGACTGCAGAAGAGCTCTTCATAGAGAGTCACCAGGACCAACTGAACAGTGCGCGAACGTGGATCAAGGAAACAACTCAGTCTTGTTCCACAGTAGCTGCAATTGTTGCTACTTTTGTCTTTGCTGCTGCCTATACTGTGCCTGGCGGTTCTGATGAGAATGGCAAGCCCAATCTCATCAAATCTCCTTATTTTCTGACTTTCGCTGTGGCGGATGTTGTCTCCCTAGCATTCTCCTTGACGTCACTTACGGTGTTTCTCTCTTTGTTGACCTCTCGATTTGAGCTCCAAGATTTCCACATCGCTCTTCCTCGAAAACTTACCGTTGGCTTCACCTTCCTCTTTTTATCAATGATGACGAGCATGCTATCCTTTGGGTCAACAATTTTAATACTCGTTCAATCAGGGACAAAGTTAACAACATTACTCCTTTCCGTTGCTTCATTTCTTCCTGTCTTGGTATTTACAATAATGCAATTCCGTCTTTACGTCTCATTTCTGGACTCTACCTACGACATTCTCAAGACAAACTGGAAAGCTCTCCTATCGTTTCGTGTCTCTTGCCTGCTACCATGGGGGAAAAAGCTCCGTCGAGTTGATTAA